Proteins from one Mycobacterium sp. HUMS_12744610 genomic window:
- a CDS encoding lysophospholipid acyltransferase family protein — MEPAYGTVIQLARLVWRMQGLNITVTGVENLAASGGAVVAINHTSYLDFMFAGLPAYRQGLGRKVRFMAKQEVFDHSITGPIMRSLRHIPVDRQQGAASYEAAVRNLKDGELVGVYPEATISRSFEIKEFKTGAARMAVEAGVPIVPHIVWGAQRIWTKGHPKKLWRPKVPITVLVGEPIEPTLGVAELNGLLHSRMQHLLERAQEEYGPHPAGEFWVPRRLGGSAPSLAEAARMDAEEVAARAARRAGDADGPV, encoded by the coding sequence GTGGAACCGGCATACGGGACTGTCATCCAGCTTGCCCGCCTGGTATGGCGGATGCAGGGCCTGAACATCACCGTCACGGGTGTCGAGAACCTGGCGGCCAGCGGCGGCGCCGTGGTGGCGATCAACCACACCAGCTACCTCGATTTCATGTTCGCGGGCCTGCCCGCCTACCGGCAGGGACTGGGCCGCAAAGTGCGGTTCATGGCCAAGCAGGAGGTTTTCGACCACTCGATCACCGGGCCGATCATGCGCAGCCTCCGCCACATCCCGGTGGACCGGCAGCAGGGCGCCGCCTCCTACGAGGCCGCCGTGCGGAACCTCAAGGATGGCGAGCTGGTCGGCGTCTATCCCGAGGCCACCATCAGCCGCAGCTTCGAGATCAAGGAGTTCAAGACGGGGGCCGCGCGGATGGCGGTCGAGGCCGGGGTGCCGATCGTCCCCCACATCGTCTGGGGGGCGCAGCGGATCTGGACCAAGGGGCATCCCAAGAAGCTGTGGCGCCCCAAGGTGCCGATCACGGTGCTCGTCGGCGAACCGATCGAGCCGACGCTGGGCGTGGCCGAGCTGAACGGCCTGCTGCACTCGCGCATGCAGCACCTGCTGGAGCGGGCGCAGGAGGAATACGGACCCCACCCGGCCGGCGAGTTCTGGGTGCCGCGCCGGCTGGGTGGCAGCGCCCCGTCTCTGGCCGAGGCGGCCCGGATGGACGCCGAGGAGGTGGCGGCGAGGGCGGCGCGCCGCGCCGGGGACGCGGATGGGCCGGTCTGA
- a CDS encoding lysophospholipid acyltransferase family protein, with amino-acid sequence MAEPTFRILEILAQLMVLATGTRITYSGEENIPDRGGAVVAINHTSYVDFLPAALAVHRRRRRLRFMIKAEMQDVKVVNFLIKRTRTIPVDRHAGAGAYAVAVQQLREGELVGVYPEATISRSFELKEFKTGAARMAGEAGVPIVPVIVWGAQRIWTKDRPRQLGRNHVPVDVRVGAPLRADADVAETGAALRAAMTRLLHQAQERYPHEPGAHWVPHRLGGGAPTPAEAARIEAAEAAARAEGRSPGQRR; translated from the coding sequence ATGGCGGAGCCGACGTTCCGCATCCTGGAGATCCTGGCCCAGCTGATGGTTCTGGCCACCGGCACCCGCATCACCTACAGCGGCGAGGAGAACATCCCGGATCGGGGCGGGGCCGTGGTGGCCATCAACCACACCAGCTACGTCGACTTCCTGCCCGCCGCGCTGGCCGTGCACCGGCGCCGCCGCCGGCTGAGGTTCATGATCAAAGCCGAGATGCAGGACGTGAAGGTGGTGAACTTCCTGATCAAGCGCACCCGGACCATTCCGGTGGACCGGCACGCGGGGGCGGGAGCCTACGCCGTCGCCGTGCAGCAGCTCCGCGAAGGCGAGCTGGTCGGGGTGTATCCGGAGGCCACCATCAGCCGTAGCTTCGAGCTCAAGGAGTTCAAGACCGGCGCGGCCCGCATGGCCGGGGAGGCCGGGGTGCCGATCGTGCCGGTCATCGTCTGGGGGGCGCAGCGGATTTGGACCAAGGACCGGCCGCGACAGCTGGGCCGCAACCACGTGCCCGTCGACGTGCGGGTCGGTGCACCGCTGCGGGCGGACGCCGACGTCGCCGAGACCGGTGCGGCGCTGCGCGCGGCGATGACTAGGCTGCTGCATCAGGCCCAGGAGCGCTACCCGCACGAGCCCGGGGCGCACTGGGTGCCGCACCGGCTGGGCGGCGGCGCGCCGACCCCGGCCGAGGCGGCCCGGATCGAGGCCGCCGAGGCGGCCGCCCGGGCCGAGGGTCGTTCGCCCGGTCAGAGGCGATAA
- a CDS encoding lysophospholipid acyltransferase family protein, translating to MAEPFFRFAETIVPPVVAMNGTKITYQGLEHIPAAGGALVALNHTSYLDWLPASLAAHRRKRRLRFLIKAEMADVKAVDYVIRHARLIPVDRRDGHDAYAAAVRCLREGELVGVHPEATISRSYELRAFKTGAARMALEARVPIVPLIVWGAHRIWPKDHRKKLFRNKVPITVAAGAPLPPHGDVEQLNAALRHAMNSLLYRVQEEYPHPAGEFWVPRRLGGGAPTQDDSRAMRAAELRARAQRYGHDGVTPPGRAQDGIH from the coding sequence ATGGCCGAACCGTTTTTTCGTTTCGCGGAGACGATCGTCCCGCCCGTCGTGGCGATGAACGGGACGAAGATCACCTACCAGGGGCTGGAGCACATCCCGGCGGCGGGCGGGGCGCTGGTCGCCCTCAACCACACCAGCTACCTGGACTGGCTGCCCGCGTCGCTGGCCGCCCACCGGCGCAAGCGGCGCCTGCGCTTCTTGATCAAGGCCGAGATGGCCGACGTGAAGGCTGTCGACTACGTCATCCGGCACGCCCGGCTGATCCCGGTGGACCGCCGCGACGGGCACGACGCCTACGCGGCGGCCGTCCGGTGCCTGCGCGAGGGCGAACTGGTCGGCGTGCACCCCGAGGCCACCATCAGCCGCAGCTACGAGCTGCGGGCATTCAAGACCGGCGCGGCCCGGATGGCGCTGGAGGCCCGGGTGCCGATCGTGCCGCTGATCGTCTGGGGGGCCCACCGGATCTGGCCCAAGGATCATCGCAAGAAGCTGTTCCGCAACAAGGTCCCGATCACCGTGGCGGCCGGCGCGCCGCTGCCGCCGCACGGGGACGTCGAGCAGCTCAACGCGGCGTTGCGGCACGCGATGAACTCGTTGCTGTACCGGGTCCAGGAGGAGTACCCGCACCCGGCGGGCGAATTCTGGGTGCCGCGCCGGCTGGGCGGCGGCGCGCCCACCCAGGACGACTCCCGGGCGATGCGGGCGGCCGAGCTGCGGGCTCGGGCGCAGCGGTACGGGCACGACGGCGTGACGCCACCGGGGCGCGCGCAAGACGGCATCCACTGA
- a CDS encoding HAD family hydrolase — MTLPALIACDVDGTLLDDDETIRPRTRDAVRAAVAGGAQFVLATGRPPRWIRPVVDELGFAPMAVCANGSVIYDPGSDRVVSARTLGVDTLAELAELATRVLPGAGLAVERIGERAHDTATPQFISSPGYEHAWLNPDNTEVSIEDLLSAPAIKLLIRRAGARSADMAAALARHVGIEGDITYSTDNGLVEIMPLGISKATGVEELARASEIVSGEVLAFGDMPNDLPLLRWAGHGVAMGNAHPEVLAAADEITAPNSDDGVGRVLERWWL; from the coding sequence ATGACACTGCCGGCGCTCATCGCCTGTGACGTCGACGGCACCCTGTTGGACGACGACGAGACCATCAGGCCCCGCACCCGCGACGCGGTGCGGGCCGCGGTAGCCGGCGGCGCGCAGTTCGTGCTGGCGACCGGCCGCCCGCCGCGCTGGATACGCCCGGTGGTCGACGAGCTGGGTTTCGCGCCGATGGCGGTGTGCGCCAACGGTTCGGTCATCTACGACCCGGGCAGCGACCGGGTGGTCTCGGCGCGCACGCTCGGCGTCGACACCCTCGCCGAGCTGGCCGAGCTCGCCACCCGGGTGCTCCCCGGCGCCGGGCTGGCCGTCGAACGGATCGGGGAACGCGCCCACGACACGGCGACCCCGCAGTTCATCAGCTCGCCGGGGTACGAGCACGCGTGGCTGAATCCGGACAACACCGAGGTGTCGATCGAGGACCTGCTCAGCGCCCCGGCGATCAAGTTGCTGATCCGCCGCGCCGGTGCCCGCAGCGCCGACATGGCCGCCGCCCTGGCCAGGCACGTCGGCATCGAGGGCGACATCACCTACTCCACCGACAACGGCCTGGTCGAGATCATGCCGCTGGGGATCAGCAAGGCCACCGGCGTCGAGGAGCTCGCCAGGGCGTCGGAGATCGTCAGCGGCGAGGTGCTGGCGTTCGGCGACATGCCCAACGACCTGCCCCTGTTGCGGTGGGCCGGTCATGGCGTGGCGATGGGCAACGCCCATCCCGAGGTGCTCGCCGCCGCCGACGAGATCACCGCGCCCAACAGCGACGACGGCGTGGGCCGGGTGCTGGAACGCTGGTGGCTCTGA
- a CDS encoding N-acetylmuramoyl-L-alanine amidase, with the protein MSSRRAPTMLLSAFAATAVIVASVADVVRAQHAAAPPPARETRLAEQPLIGLGGGVTVRELTQDTPFSLVALTGDLAGSSTRVRAKRPDGSWGPWYQADYQTSAPDHPPADGDGASEGPRSTDPVFVGTTTTVQIAVTRPIDAAVTRAPAAPIVPPDRGLGYKPASTEHSFGQNISAVLISPPQAPAENQWAPPSGVLMPGQAPPIISRAEWGADESLRCGTPQYDNGVRAAVLHHTAGSNDYSPLESAGIVKAIYTYHAKTLGWCDIAYNALVDKYGQVFEGSAGGLTKPVEAFHTGGFNRNTWGVAMIGNFDDVPPTPIQLRTVGRLLGWRLGMDGVDPKSTVALESAGSHYTTFPAGAVADLPTIFTHRDVGNTDCPGNAAYALMDEIRDIASHFYDPPEELIKALEGGAIYEHWQELGGMKSVLGAPTSPEGDAEGGARFATFARGAMYWSPVTGPQPVTGAIYDAWASLSYERGPLGLPTSAEIQEPLRITQNFVHGTLNFERLTGDVTEVVDGITTPLSSPSSSQAPSGPEVPPEHFSLPAHPPM; encoded by the coding sequence GTGTCGTCCCGCCGCGCGCCCACGATGTTGCTCAGCGCTTTCGCGGCGACCGCCGTCATCGTCGCGTCGGTGGCCGACGTGGTCCGAGCGCAGCACGCCGCGGCCCCGCCGCCGGCCCGCGAGACCCGGCTCGCCGAGCAGCCGCTGATCGGGCTCGGCGGCGGTGTCACGGTTCGCGAACTCACGCAGGACACCCCGTTCTCGCTGGTCGCGCTGACCGGCGACCTGGCGGGCAGCTCGACCCGCGTGCGCGCCAAGCGGCCCGACGGATCGTGGGGCCCGTGGTACCAGGCCGACTACCAGACCTCGGCTCCCGACCACCCGCCGGCGGACGGCGACGGTGCCAGCGAGGGGCCCCGCAGCACCGATCCCGTCTTCGTCGGCACCACCACGACGGTGCAGATCGCGGTCACCCGCCCGATCGACGCGGCGGTGACCCGGGCGCCGGCGGCGCCGATTGTGCCCCCGGACCGCGGCCTGGGCTACAAACCGGCGTCCACGGAGCACAGCTTCGGGCAGAACATCTCCGCGGTCCTGATCTCCCCGCCGCAAGCGCCGGCGGAGAACCAGTGGGCGCCGCCGTCGGGTGTCCTGATGCCGGGCCAGGCGCCGCCGATCATCAGCCGGGCCGAGTGGGGCGCCGACGAATCCCTGCGCTGCGGAACCCCCCAGTACGACAACGGGGTTCGGGCCGCGGTGCTCCACCACACAGCCGGCAGCAACGACTACTCCCCGCTGGAGTCGGCCGGCATCGTCAAAGCCATCTACACCTACCACGCCAAGACGCTGGGCTGGTGCGACATCGCCTACAACGCGCTGGTCGACAAATACGGCCAGGTGTTCGAGGGCAGCGCCGGGGGCCTGACCAAGCCCGTCGAGGCATTCCACACCGGCGGGTTCAACCGCAACACCTGGGGTGTGGCGATGATCGGCAACTTCGACGACGTGCCCCCGACGCCGATCCAGCTCCGCACCGTCGGCCGGCTGCTCGGCTGGCGCCTCGGTATGGACGGCGTAGACCCCAAGAGCACGGTCGCGCTCGAGTCGGCGGGCAGTCACTACACCACGTTCCCGGCCGGCGCGGTCGCCGACCTTCCCACCATTTTCACCCATCGCGATGTCGGCAACACCGACTGCCCGGGCAACGCCGCCTACGCGCTGATGGACGAGATCCGCGACATCGCATCGCATTTCTACGACCCGCCCGAGGAGCTGATCAAGGCGCTGGAGGGCGGCGCCATCTATGAGCACTGGCAGGAGCTCGGCGGGATGAAGAGCGTGCTGGGGGCGCCAACGTCGCCGGAGGGCGACGCCGAGGGCGGCGCCCGCTTCGCCACGTTCGCCAGAGGCGCGATGTACTGGTCACCGGTGACCGGCCCCCAGCCCGTCACGGGCGCGATCTACGACGCCTGGGCCTCGCTGAGCTACGAGCGGGGACCGCTGGGGCTGCCGACGAGCGCGGAAATCCAGGAGCCCCTGCGGATCACGCAGAACTTCGTGCACGGAACCCTGAACTTCGAGCGCCTCACCGGCGACGTCACCGAAGTCGTCGATGGCATCACCACGCCGCTGTCGAGTCCCTCGTCGTCCCAGGCCCCGAGCGGGCCGGAGGTGCCGCCCGAACACTTCTCGCTGCCGGCCCACCCGCCCATGTAG
- a CDS encoding PirG translates to MPNRRRRKLSTAMSAVAALAVASPCAYFLVYEATSGSKPTEHHEFKQAAMISDLPNELMGALSQGLSQFGVNMPPVPALTGGAGATPGLGTPGLATPGLTSPGLATPGLTSPGLTPAAPGLAPAAALPTTPGLPGGGLPGGGLTTPGLTSPAAGLTSPSAGLTPGLSPVGGAGEVPISTPAGLDPGADGTYPILGDPSTLGGMPAGAGGSSGGGGLVNDVMQAANQLGASQAIDLIKGLVMPAIMQQVQQSGGALPGAAGALPGAAGALPGAAGALPGVAGALPGAAGALPGAAAGALPAAAAAVPAAAPPV, encoded by the coding sequence GTGCCGAACCGACGCCGACGCAAGCTTTCGACAGCCATGAGCGCGGTCGCCGCCCTGGCAGTGGCGAGTCCTTGCGCATACTTCCTGGTCTACGAGGCGACATCGGGCAGCAAGCCGACCGAGCACCACGAATTCAAGCAGGCCGCAATGATTTCCGACCTGCCCAACGAGCTGATGGGCGCGCTGTCGCAGGGGCTTTCCCAGTTCGGGGTCAACATGCCCCCGGTGCCCGCGCTGACCGGGGGCGCCGGGGCCACGCCCGGCCTGGGGACCCCGGGCCTGGCGACGCCCGGCCTGACCAGCCCCGGCCTGGCGACCCCGGGCCTGACCAGCCCGGGCCTGACGCCCGCGGCGCCCGGACTCGCGCCCGCCGCGGCGTTGCCGACGACCCCGGGGCTGCCCGGCGGGGGTCTGCCCGGCGGCGGGCTGACCACCCCCGGGCTGACCAGTCCCGCGGCCGGGCTCACCAGTCCCTCAGCCGGGCTCACCCCGGGCCTGAGCCCCGTCGGCGGGGCCGGCGAGGTGCCGATCAGCACGCCGGCCGGCCTGGACCCCGGCGCCGACGGGACCTACCCGATCCTCGGTGACCCCTCCACGCTGGGCGGCATGCCGGCCGGCGCCGGGGGCAGCAGCGGCGGCGGCGGACTGGTCAACGACGTGATGCAGGCCGCCAACCAGCTGGGCGCCAGCCAGGCCATCGACCTGATCAAGGGCCTGGTGATGCCGGCGATCATGCAGCAGGTCCAGCAGAGCGGCGGTGCCCTGCCGGGCGCGGCCGGTGCCCTGCCCGGTGCCGCCGGTGCCCTGCCGGGTGCGGCCGGCGCCCTGCCCGGCGTGGCCGGTGCCCTGCCGGGTGCCGCAGGTGCCCTGCCGGGCGCGGCCGCCGGTGCCCTGCCCGCGGCGGCCGCGGCCGTCCCGGCGGCGGCGCCTCCCGTCTAG
- the glf gene encoding UDP-galactopyranose mutase — protein sequence MQPMTARFDLLVVGSGFFGLTVAERVATQLGKRVLVVERRPHIGGNAYSEAEPQTGIEVHRYGAHLFHTSNKRVWDYVRQFTEFTGYQHRVFAMHDGQAYQFPMGLGLVSQFFGRYFSPDEARRLIAEQAAEIETTDAQNLEEKAISLIGRPLYEAFVKGYTAKQWQTDPKELPAANITRLPVRYTFDNRYFNDTYEGLPVDGYTAWLQNMAADERIEVRLDTDWFDVRDRLRAESPGAPVVYTGPLDRYFDYAEGRLGWRTLDFELEVLPTGDFQGTPVMNYNDIEVPYTRIHEFRHFHPERDYPTDKTVIMREFSRFAGDDDEPYYPINTEADRAVLAAYRARAKAETAASQVLFGGRLGTYQYLDMHMAIASALNMYDNVLAPHLRDGAPLNGETGE from the coding sequence ATGCAACCGATGACCGCTCGTTTCGACCTCCTCGTCGTGGGATCCGGGTTCTTCGGCCTGACCGTCGCCGAGCGCGTGGCTACCCAACTCGGCAAGCGCGTGCTCGTCGTCGAACGGCGCCCGCACATCGGCGGCAACGCCTACTCGGAGGCCGAGCCGCAGACGGGGATCGAGGTGCACAGGTACGGCGCCCACCTGTTCCACACCTCCAACAAGCGGGTCTGGGACTACGTGCGGCAGTTCACCGAGTTCACCGGTTACCAACACCGCGTGTTCGCGATGCACGACGGGCAGGCCTACCAGTTCCCGATGGGACTGGGCCTGGTGTCGCAGTTCTTCGGCAGATATTTCAGCCCCGACGAGGCGCGCCGGCTGATCGCCGAGCAGGCCGCCGAGATCGAGACCACCGACGCGCAGAACCTCGAGGAGAAGGCCATCTCGCTGATCGGCCGGCCGCTCTACGAGGCCTTCGTCAAGGGCTACACCGCCAAGCAGTGGCAGACCGATCCCAAGGAACTGCCGGCGGCCAACATCACCCGCCTGCCGGTGCGCTACACCTTCGACAACCGCTACTTCAACGACACCTACGAGGGCCTGCCGGTCGACGGCTACACCGCCTGGCTGCAGAACATGGCCGCCGACGAGCGCATCGAGGTCCGCCTCGACACCGACTGGTTCGACGTGCGCGACCGGCTGCGCGCCGAGAGCCCCGGCGCGCCGGTGGTCTACACCGGCCCGCTGGACCGCTACTTCGACTACGCCGAAGGCCGACTCGGCTGGCGCACCCTGGATTTCGAGCTCGAGGTGCTGCCCACCGGCGACTTCCAGGGCACGCCGGTGATGAACTACAACGACATCGAGGTGCCCTACACTCGCATCCACGAGTTTCGTCACTTCCACCCCGAGCGCGACTACCCCACCGACAAAACGGTGATCATGCGGGAGTTCTCCCGGTTCGCCGGGGACGACGACGAGCCCTACTATCCGATCAACACCGAGGCCGACCGCGCCGTGCTGGCCGCCTACCGGGCGCGGGCGAAGGCCGAGACCGCGGCGTCGCAGGTGCTGTTCGGCGGCCGGCTGGGCACCTACCAGTATCTGGACATGCACATGGCCATCGCCAGCGCGCTGAACATGTACGACAACGTCCTCGCGCCGCACCTGCGCGACGGCGCCCCGCTGAACGGAGAGACGGGCGAATGA
- a CDS encoding glycosyltransferase, translated as MTAVSLLARIILPRSGEPLDVRKLYLEESATNARRAHATTRTSLQIGAESEVSFATYFNAFPASYWRRWTICKSVVLRVEVTGAGRVDVYRTKATGARIFVEGRQFAGSDHEPCVIEIGVALKPFEDGGWIWFDITTDTAVTLHSGGWYAAEPAPGTANIAVGIPTFNRPADCANALADLTADPLVDEVIGAVIVPDQGVHKVRDHPDFPAAAARLGNRLTICDQPNLGGSGGYSRVMYEALKNTDCQQILFMDDDIRLEPDSILRVLAMHRFAKSPMLIGGQMLNLQEPSHLHIMGEVVNRSNFMWTAAPHAEYDHDFAEYPLNDNNAKSKLLHRRIDVDYNGWWTCMIPRQVAEELGQPLPLFIKWDDADYGLRAAEHGYPTVTLPGAAIWHMAWSDKDDAIDWQAYFHLRNRLVVAAMHWDGDVTGLVRSHLKATLKHLACLEYSTVAIQNKAIDDFLAGPEHIFSILESALPEVHRIRKQYPDAVVLPAASELPPPLHQSRAMKPPVNPLSIGYRLVRGIAHNFTKADPEAHRRPEFNVPTQDARWFRLCTVDGVTVTTADGCGVVYRQRDRRKMFALLSASLRRQRQLTKRFDEMRRVYRDALPVLSSKQKWETALLPAPGNPGHD; from the coding sequence ATGACCGCCGTGAGCCTGCTGGCCCGAATCATCCTGCCGCGCTCCGGCGAGCCCCTCGACGTGCGCAAGCTCTACCTTGAGGAGTCGGCCACCAACGCCCGCCGCGCGCACGCCACCACCCGCACCTCGCTGCAGATCGGCGCGGAGTCCGAGGTGTCGTTCGCCACCTACTTCAACGCGTTCCCGGCCAGCTACTGGCGGCGCTGGACGATCTGCAAGTCGGTCGTGCTGCGGGTCGAGGTGACCGGCGCGGGCCGCGTCGACGTCTACCGCACCAAGGCCACCGGCGCCCGGATCTTCGTCGAGGGCCGCCAGTTCGCCGGCAGCGACCACGAGCCGTGTGTCATCGAGATCGGCGTGGCGCTCAAGCCGTTCGAGGACGGCGGCTGGATCTGGTTCGACATCACCACCGACACCGCGGTCACCCTGCACTCCGGCGGTTGGTATGCGGCCGAGCCCGCCCCCGGCACCGCCAACATCGCGGTCGGGATCCCGACGTTCAACCGGCCCGCCGACTGCGCCAACGCCCTGGCCGACCTCACCGCCGACCCGCTGGTCGACGAGGTGATCGGCGCGGTGATCGTGCCCGACCAGGGCGTGCACAAGGTGCGCGACCACCCCGACTTCCCGGCGGCGGCCGCCCGGCTGGGCAATCGGCTGACCATCTGTGACCAGCCCAACCTCGGCGGCTCCGGCGGCTACAGCCGGGTGATGTATGAGGCGCTGAAAAACACCGACTGCCAACAGATCCTGTTCATGGACGACGACATCCGCCTCGAGCCGGACTCGATCCTGCGGGTGCTGGCGATGCACCGCTTCGCCAAGAGCCCGATGCTGATCGGCGGCCAGATGCTCAACCTGCAGGAGCCCTCGCACCTGCACATCATGGGCGAGGTCGTCAACCGGTCGAACTTCATGTGGACCGCGGCGCCGCACGCCGAATACGACCACGACTTCGCCGAGTACCCGCTGAACGACAACAACGCCAAGAGCAAGCTGTTGCACCGCCGCATCGACGTCGACTACAACGGCTGGTGGACGTGCATGATCCCGCGGCAGGTCGCCGAGGAACTGGGCCAGCCGCTGCCGCTGTTCATCAAGTGGGACGACGCCGACTACGGCCTGCGGGCCGCCGAACACGGCTATCCGACCGTCACGCTGCCCGGGGCGGCGATCTGGCACATGGCCTGGAGCGACAAGGACGACGCGATCGACTGGCAGGCCTACTTCCACCTGCGCAACCGGTTGGTGGTCGCGGCGATGCACTGGGACGGTGACGTCACCGGCCTGGTCCGCAGCCATCTCAAGGCGACGCTGAAACACCTTGCTTGCCTTGAGTATTCGACGGTGGCGATCCAGAACAAAGCGATCGACGACTTCCTGGCCGGCCCCGAGCACATCTTCTCGATCCTGGAGTCGGCGCTGCCGGAGGTGCACCGCATCCGCAAGCAGTACCCCGACGCGGTCGTCCTGCCGGCGGCCAGCGAACTGCCGCCGCCGCTGCACCAGAGCAGGGCGATGAAACCGCCGGTGAACCCGCTGTCCATCGGCTACCGACTGGTGCGCGGCATCGCCCACAACTTCACCAAGGCCGACCCGGAAGCCCACCGGCGACCCGAGTTCAACGTGCCGACCCAGGACGCGCGCTGGTTCCGGCTGTGCACCGTCGACGGCGTCACCGTGACGACGGCAGACGGTTGCGGCGTGGTCTACCGGCAGCGCGACCGGCGCAAGATGTTCGCGCTCCTGTCGGCCTCGCTGCGCCGGCAGCGGCAGCTGACGAAACGGTTCGACGAGATGCGCCGCGTGTACCGCGACGCCCTGCCGGTGCTGTCCAGCAAGCAGAAGTGGGAGACCGCGCTGCTGCCCGCCCCCGGCAACCCCGGGCATGACTGA
- a CDS encoding phosphatase PAP2 family protein, with protein sequence MTDTRPRGEAAVIVAAQAALAGRPGVLPAARALSHFGEHSIGWLAVASAGAVLSPASRRYPQPGRRREWLLAGAGTFAAHAAAVLVKRLVRRQRPHHPAVAVNVGTPSRLSFPSAHATSTTAAAILLGRAGGLPPGLCPAVLVPPMALSRILLGVHYPSDVVFGVALGAAVARLALWIDGGVPNE encoded by the coding sequence ATGACTGACACCCGGCCGCGCGGCGAGGCGGCAGTCATCGTGGCCGCGCAGGCGGCGCTGGCCGGTCGGCCCGGGGTGCTGCCCGCGGCGCGCGCGCTGTCCCACTTCGGCGAGCACAGCATCGGCTGGCTGGCGGTGGCGTCGGCCGGGGCGGTCCTGTCCCCCGCAAGCCGGCGGTACCCCCAGCCGGGGCGCCGCCGGGAGTGGCTTCTCGCCGGCGCGGGGACGTTCGCGGCGCACGCCGCCGCGGTGCTGGTCAAACGGCTGGTGCGGCGGCAACGGCCGCATCACCCGGCCGTTGCGGTCAACGTCGGCACCCCCAGCCGGCTGAGCTTCCCGTCGGCGCACGCCACCTCCACGACGGCGGCGGCGATCCTGCTGGGCCGGGCCGGCGGGCTGCCTCCCGGGCTGTGCCCCGCGGTCCTGGTGCCGCCGATGGCGCTGTCGCGGATACTGCTCGGCGTGCACTATCCCAGCGACGTGGTTTTCGGCGTGGCGCTCGGCGCCGCGGTCGCCCGGCTTGCACTCTGGATCGATGGAGGTGTGCCGAATGAGTGA
- a CDS encoding decaprenyl-phosphate phosphoribosyltransferase encodes MSEDVVVEPPGSLITGVVRAMRPRQWVKNVLVLAAPLAALGGPLHYNHYTEVLTKASVAFVVFCLAASSIYLINDVRDVEADREHPTKRFRPIAAGVVPEWLAYALAVVLGVASLALSWLATPNLALVMAVYLAMQLGYCYGLKHQAVIDICIVSSGFLIRAIAGGVAAEIPLSQWFLLMMAFGSLFMVAGKRYAELQVAERTGARIRKSLESYTSTYLRFVWTMSATAVVVCYGLWAFERDHHSGSWFAVSMVPFTIAILRYAVDVDGGLAGEPEDIALRDRVLQLLALAWIATVGAAVAFG; translated from the coding sequence ATGAGTGAGGACGTGGTGGTCGAACCTCCGGGCAGCCTGATCACCGGGGTGGTCAGGGCGATGCGTCCGCGGCAGTGGGTCAAGAACGTGCTGGTGCTGGCCGCGCCGCTGGCCGCGCTGGGCGGTCCGCTGCACTACAACCACTACACCGAGGTGCTCACCAAGGCGTCGGTGGCGTTCGTGGTGTTCTGCCTGGCGGCCTCGTCGATCTACCTGATCAACGACGTGCGCGACGTCGAGGCCGACCGCGAGCATCCCACCAAGCGGTTCCGGCCGATCGCGGCCGGTGTGGTGCCCGAGTGGCTGGCCTACGCCCTGGCCGTCGTCCTGGGGGTGGCCTCCCTGGCGCTCTCCTGGCTGGCGACGCCGAACCTGGCGCTGGTGATGGCCGTGTACCTGGCCATGCAGCTGGGCTACTGCTACGGCCTCAAACACCAAGCGGTGATCGACATCTGCATCGTGTCGTCGGGATTTCTGATCCGGGCCATCGCCGGCGGTGTGGCCGCCGAAATCCCGCTCTCGCAATGGTTTCTGCTGATGATGGCATTCGGGTCGCTGTTCATGGTGGCCGGCAAGCGCTACGCCGAGCTGCAGGTCGCCGAGCGCACCGGGGCCCGGATCCGCAAGTCGCTGGAGAGCTACACCAGCACGTACCTGCGCTTCGTGTGGACCATGTCGGCCACCGCGGTGGTGGTCTGCTACGGGCTGTGGGCGTTCGAGCGCGACCACCACTCCGGATCCTGGTTCGCGGTGTCGATGGTGCCGTTCACCATCGCGATCCTGCGCTACGCCGTGGACGTCGACGGCGGGCTGGCCGGGGAGCCCGAGGACATCGCGCTGCGCGACCGGGTGCTGCAGCTGCTGGCGCTGGCCTGGATCGCGACCGTCGGAGCCGCCGTTGCCTTCGGCTGA